One segment of Gordonia terrae DNA contains the following:
- a CDS encoding SixA phosphatase family protein, which translates to MSEARTLILMRHGKSGYPPATPDHDRPLAERGDRQAALAGRWMADEGLRVDAVLCSTSTRTRQTLARTGIDAPVTYVEDIYGGAPEEILESIRIHAPADAQTILVVGHEPGMPATALTLDPDGHIERFPTSAYAVVGVTHPWGRLGLTPDPGAHLVGVRIPRED; encoded by the coding sequence ATGAGCGAGGCCCGCACGCTCATCCTGATGCGGCACGGCAAGTCGGGCTACCCGCCCGCGACGCCCGATCACGACCGTCCGCTGGCCGAACGCGGCGACCGGCAGGCCGCTCTGGCCGGACGATGGATGGCCGACGAGGGCCTGCGGGTCGACGCGGTGCTGTGCTCCACGTCGACTCGAACGCGTCAGACCCTCGCCCGGACCGGCATCGACGCGCCGGTGACCTACGTCGAGGACATCTACGGCGGCGCACCCGAGGAGATCCTCGAGTCCATCCGCATTCACGCACCCGCCGACGCGCAGACGATCCTCGTCGTCGGGCACGAGCCCGGGATGCCCGCGACCGCGCTGACGCTCGACCCGGACGGTCACATCGAACGGTTTCCCACCTCGGCCTACGCGGTCGTCGGCGTGACCCACCCGTGGGGCCGCCTCGGCCTGACCCCCGACCCGGGGGCCCACCTCGTGGGTGTGCGAATCCCGCGCGAGGACTGA